A region of Streptomyces sp. WMMC500 DNA encodes the following proteins:
- a CDS encoding DUF3052 domain-containing protein yields the protein MSATADHAEERTNPATRLGFQAGEVVQEIGYDDDTDQELREAIESITGQNLVDEDYDDVADAVVLWFRDDDGDLTDALVDATTMIDEGAPVWLMTPKTGRDGYVEPSDIGEAAQTAGLAQTKSINAGKDWSGSRLVTPKGARSTKR from the coding sequence GTGAGCGCGACCGCGGACCACGCGGAGGAGCGGACCAACCCCGCCACCAGGCTGGGTTTCCAGGCCGGAGAGGTGGTCCAGGAGATCGGTTACGACGACGACACCGATCAGGAGCTTCGCGAGGCCATCGAATCGATCACCGGGCAGAACCTCGTGGACGAGGACTACGACGACGTCGCGGACGCCGTCGTGCTCTGGTTCCGCGACGACGACGGCGATCTGACGGATGCGCTGGTGGACGCCACCACCATGATCGACGAAGGCGCCCCGGTCTGGCTCATGACGCCCAAGACCGGCCGCGACGGCTACGTCGAGCCCAGCGACATCGGCGAGGCGGCGCAGACCGCCGGTCTGGCCCAGACCAAGAGCATCAACGCGGGCAAGGACTGGAGCGGCAGCCGGCTGGTGACCCCGAAGGGGGCCCGCTCGACCAAGCGCTGA
- a CDS encoding peroxiredoxin: MALDGIEALVPGAEAPDFALRTEHGETVRLSDHRGEKAVVLLFFPYAFTGVCTGELCALRDRLPAFVNDEVQLLAVSCDTPFALRTFADREGFGYPLLSDFWPHGATARAYGVFDEEKGCAVRGTFIIDAAGTIRWTVVNDLPDARDLDEYVTALKALAPA; the protein is encoded by the coding sequence ATGGCACTGGACGGGATCGAGGCCCTGGTGCCCGGCGCCGAGGCGCCGGACTTCGCGCTGCGCACCGAGCACGGCGAGACCGTGCGGCTCTCGGACCACCGCGGCGAGAAGGCCGTCGTGCTGCTCTTCTTCCCGTACGCCTTCACCGGCGTGTGCACGGGCGAGCTGTGCGCGCTGCGCGACCGGCTGCCCGCCTTCGTCAACGACGAGGTCCAGCTCCTCGCCGTCTCCTGCGACACCCCCTTCGCGCTGCGCACCTTCGCCGACCGCGAGGGCTTCGGCTACCCGCTGCTCAGCGACTTCTGGCCGCACGGCGCCACCGCGCGCGCCTACGGCGTCTTCGACGAGGAGAAGGGCTGCGCGGTCCGCGGCACGTTCATCATCGACGCCGCGGGGACGATCCGGTGGACCGTCGTCAACGACCTGCCGGACGCCCGGGACCTCGACGAGTACGTGACGGCGCTGAAGGCTCTCGCCCCCGCCTGA
- a CDS encoding DUF475 domain-containing protein — MVLKTFGWSFAVTAAGLACAAIFWGWEAFVLVAILSILEISLSFDNAVVNAGVLKKMNAFWQKIFLTIGILIAVFGMRLIFPVVIVAITAKVGPIEAIELAVDDPDHYEQLVTDAHPSIAAFGGMFLLMIFLEFLFDEREHKWIPIIEKPLSKVGRIDAISVCIALIVLLTTAMTIATSAIQHGGDHVDKSGTVMSAGIAGLITYLIVGGLSGHFENKLEEEEEREHEAEEAAKRSGQQPSAVGLAGKAAFFMFLYLEVLDASFSFDGVIGAFAITNHIFWMALGLGIGAMYVRSLTVYLVRQGTLDEYVYLEHGAHYAIGALATILLVTIKWHIHEVITGVIGVAFIGLSLYSSIRRNRRLAHEGDGGDDEPAEKELPSRV; from the coding sequence GTGGTGCTGAAAACCTTCGGCTGGTCTTTCGCGGTGACCGCCGCGGGCCTCGCCTGTGCCGCGATCTTCTGGGGGTGGGAGGCGTTCGTCCTGGTGGCGATCCTCTCCATCCTGGAGATCTCGCTCTCCTTCGACAACGCGGTCGTCAACGCCGGCGTGCTGAAGAAGATGAACGCCTTCTGGCAGAAGATCTTCCTCACCATCGGCATCCTCATCGCCGTCTTCGGCATGCGCCTCATCTTCCCCGTGGTGATCGTCGCGATCACCGCCAAGGTCGGGCCGATCGAAGCGATCGAGCTGGCCGTGGACGATCCCGACCACTACGAGCAGCTCGTCACCGACGCGCATCCGTCGATCGCCGCGTTCGGCGGGATGTTCCTGCTGATGATCTTCCTTGAGTTCCTCTTCGACGAGCGGGAGCACAAGTGGATCCCGATCATCGAGAAGCCGCTGTCGAAGGTCGGCCGGATCGACGCGATCTCCGTCTGCATCGCCCTCATCGTGCTGCTGACCACCGCGATGACGATCGCCACGAGCGCGATCCAACATGGCGGAGACCATGTGGATAAATCGGGCACGGTCATGTCCGCCGGCATCGCCGGCCTCATCACGTACCTCATCGTCGGCGGCCTCTCCGGGCACTTCGAGAACAAGCTCGAAGAGGAGGAGGAACGGGAACACGAGGCCGAGGAGGCGGCGAAGCGCTCCGGCCAGCAGCCGTCCGCGGTCGGACTCGCGGGCAAGGCCGCGTTCTTCATGTTCCTCTACCTGGAGGTCCTGGACGCCTCGTTCTCCTTCGACGGCGTCATCGGCGCCTTCGCCATCACCAACCACATCTTCTGGATGGCGCTGGGCCTGGGCATCGGCGCGATGTACGTCCGGTCCCTCACCGTCTACCTGGTCCGGCAGGGCACCCTCGACGAGTACGTGTACCTGGAGCACGGCGCGCACTACGCGATCGGTGCGCTGGCGACCATCCTGCTCGTCACCATCAAGTGGCACATCCACGAGGTCATCACCGGCGTCATCGGCGTCGCCTTCATCGGCCTCTCCCTCTACTCCTCCATCCGCCGCAACCGGCGCCTCGCACACGAGGGCGACGGAGGAGACGACGAACCGGCCGAAAAGGAGCTTCCGTCCCGCGTGTAG
- a CDS encoding Tellurium resistance — protein MSFWGNWRREGVPQFDSAGASYSVQLTKRKPLLSLSRQGSDTGNLRINLSWRMRTSDLGGRSRRSGGRLLHPAKLFRPEIVQAQGPAVVNVDLDLACMYELADGTRGVVQPLGNLFGDINDPPYVKLSGDDRFGSGSGETVYVNLDHKDAFRRLLVFVYIYDGTPAFDRTQAVVTLYPSSGPRVEIELDERAPEARSCAVLLIENKKGELTVRREVRYVYGFQSELDRLYGWGLVWGRGFKTKT, from the coding sequence GTGTCGTTCTGGGGCAACTGGCGGCGGGAGGGGGTGCCGCAGTTCGACAGCGCGGGCGCGTCGTACTCGGTGCAGCTCACCAAGCGCAAGCCGCTGCTCTCGCTGAGCCGGCAGGGATCCGACACCGGCAACCTGCGCATCAACCTCTCCTGGCGGATGCGCACCTCCGACCTGGGTGGCCGCAGCCGCAGGAGCGGCGGGCGGCTGCTGCACCCCGCGAAGCTGTTCCGGCCCGAGATCGTGCAGGCGCAGGGCCCGGCGGTCGTCAACGTCGACCTCGACCTGGCGTGCATGTACGAGCTGGCCGACGGCACCAGGGGCGTGGTGCAGCCGCTCGGCAACCTCTTCGGCGACATCAACGACCCGCCGTACGTCAAGCTCAGCGGCGACGACAGGTTCGGCTCGGGCTCCGGCGAGACGGTGTACGTCAACCTCGACCACAAGGACGCCTTCCGGCGGCTGCTGGTCTTCGTCTACATCTACGACGGCACGCCCGCGTTCGACCGCACCCAGGCCGTCGTCACGCTGTACCCGTCCAGCGGGCCGCGGGTGGAGATCGAACTCGACGAGCGGGCGCCGGAGGCGCGGAGCTGCGCGGTGCTGCTGATCGAGAACAAGAAGGGCGAGCTGACCGTGCGGCGCGAGGTGCGGTACGTGTACGGGTTCCAGTCGGAGCTGGACCGGCTCTACGGCTGGGGGCTGGTGTGGGGCCGGGGGTTCAAGACGAAGACGTGA
- a CDS encoding TerD family protein: MTHAMAQGSDMSVSVAAVRAVLRWTPGAGVPDVDACVILLDDKGRVRSDADFVFYNQPRHPSGLARKLPKKRQGEGLTDSVETQLTRQDPSVDRMVLVASADGGSLTRVRSLRVELHDAGAGDAAGGEPFAYVDIQPDGGASSALICGELRRAGGGWQFRAVTKGYDTGLVGVAAEFGISVDETDTGHHPAPEPANDPVSGRQSAPSARSGRSDANPQGAHSPRSAPAPAPQPAPPIAYGYPPAFTLPPQGPQFIGR; encoded by the coding sequence ATGACGCACGCCATGGCGCAGGGATCCGACATGTCCGTATCCGTCGCTGCGGTACGGGCCGTGCTCCGCTGGACCCCGGGGGCCGGGGTCCCGGACGTCGACGCCTGCGTCATCCTCCTCGACGACAAGGGCCGGGTGCGCTCCGACGCCGACTTCGTCTTCTACAACCAGCCCCGGCACCCCTCGGGGCTCGCCCGCAAGCTGCCGAAGAAGCGGCAGGGCGAGGGGCTGACGGACTCCGTCGAGACGCAGCTCACCCGGCAGGACCCGTCGGTCGACCGCATGGTGCTGGTCGCCTCGGCGGACGGCGGCTCCCTCACGCGGGTACGGAGCCTGCGGGTCGAGCTGCACGACGCCGGCGCCGGCGACGCGGCCGGCGGGGAGCCCTTCGCGTACGTGGACATCCAGCCGGACGGCGGGGCGTCGTCGGCGCTGATCTGCGGCGAGCTGCGGCGGGCCGGCGGCGGCTGGCAGTTCCGGGCGGTGACGAAGGGGTACGACACGGGCCTGGTCGGCGTCGCCGCCGAGTTCGGCATCTCCGTGGACGAGACGGACACCGGGCACCACCCGGCGCCGGAGCCCGCGAACGACCCGGTCTCCGGCAGGCAGTCCGCGCCGAGCGCCCGCAGCGGCAGGAGCGACGCGAACCCCCAGGGCGCGCACAGCCCCCGGTCCGCACCGGCGCCGGCCCCGCAGCCCGCGCCGCCCATCGCGTACGGCTACCCCCCGGCGTTCACCCTGCCGCCGCAGGGCCCCCAGTTCATCGGCCGCTGA
- a CDS encoding HpcH/HpaI aldolase/citrate lyase family protein, producing MRHFGHVSPDVRAALFHREPAEFTAGAPPAELATALGATLYSPATRPHLAGDIRAQAARGVVSMVLCLEDSIADGEVPEAEVNVVRQLRELERQDRQGAGGVLPLLFVRTREAGQIPDLVARLGPAARLLSGFVLPKFTADHGIAFLEAVIKAEQVAEPGGRRLYAMPVVESPEVLHLESRAAALRGIARVLEQYRERVLAVRLGVTDFCAAYGLRRSPDMTAYDVQLVAAAIGDVVNVFGRADGSGFTVTGPVWEYFRQQERLFKPQLRSSPFAAGRAEELRAALIEHDMDGLLREISLDRANGLQGKTCIHPSHVAPVHALSVVSHEEYVDATDIVRKSGAGGGVMRSAYTNKMNEAKPHRAWAERTLRRARAFGVAREDTTFVELLAAAAGRGES from the coding sequence ATGCGCCACTTCGGGCACGTCTCCCCGGACGTGCGTGCCGCCCTGTTCCACCGCGAGCCGGCCGAGTTCACCGCCGGCGCCCCGCCCGCCGAGCTGGCGACGGCGCTCGGCGCGACCCTCTACAGCCCCGCCACCCGCCCGCACCTGGCCGGCGACATCCGCGCCCAGGCGGCGCGGGGGGTGGTGTCGATGGTGCTGTGCCTGGAGGACTCCATAGCGGACGGCGAGGTGCCGGAGGCGGAGGTCAACGTCGTCCGGCAGCTCCGGGAGCTGGAGCGGCAGGATCGGCAGGGCGCCGGCGGCGTCCTGCCGCTGCTGTTCGTCCGTACCCGCGAGGCGGGCCAGATCCCCGACCTCGTCGCCCGTCTCGGCCCCGCGGCCCGGCTGCTGTCGGGCTTCGTGCTGCCGAAGTTCACGGCGGACCACGGGATCGCCTTCCTGGAGGCGGTCATCAAGGCGGAGCAGGTCGCGGAGCCGGGCGGGCGGCGGCTGTACGCGATGCCGGTGGTGGAGTCGCCGGAGGTGCTGCACCTGGAGTCGCGGGCGGCGGCGCTGCGGGGCATCGCGCGGGTGCTGGAGCAGTACCGGGAGCGGGTGCTGGCGGTACGGCTCGGGGTCACGGACTTCTGCGCGGCGTACGGGCTGCGGCGCTCGCCGGACATGACGGCGTACGACGTGCAGTTGGTGGCGGCGGCGATCGGGGACGTGGTCAACGTCTTCGGGCGGGCGGACGGCAGCGGCTTCACGGTCACGGGGCCGGTGTGGGAGTACTTCCGCCAGCAGGAACGATTGTTCAAGCCGCAGTTGCGGAGCAGTCCGTTCGCGGCGGGGCGGGCGGAGGAGCTGCGGGCGGCGCTCATCGAGCACGACATGGACGGCCTGCTGCGGGAGATCTCGCTGGACCGCGCGAACGGACTGCAGGGCAAGACGTGCATCCACCCGAGCCACGTGGCGCCGGTGCACGCGCTGTCGGTGGTGAGCCACGAGGAGTACGTGGACGCGACGGACATCGTGCGCAAGTCCGGCGCGGGGGGCGGGGTGATGCGGTCGGCGTACACGAACAAGATGAACGAGGCGAAGCCGCACCGGGCGTGGGCGGAGCGGACGCTGCGGCGGGCCCGGGCGTTCGGGGTGGCGCGGGAGGACACGACGTTCGTGGAACTGCTGGCGGCGGCAGCGGGGCGGGGGGAGAGCTGA
- a CDS encoding phosphoribosyltransferase has translation MESRLGVELSGPAELRDLVGLALRRNPRRAHLLVSTVLGKHVPQRPSRIHGAGLRLGGLARDLLGPKAAARAVVLGYAETATGLGHCVADGLGAAAYLHSTRRPVAGVPRAAGFEEEHSHATEHLLLPSDPGLLTGDGPLVLVDDELSTGRTLRNTITALHGACPRERYVVAVLTDMRAEEDRRALEKSAAELGTRVDVVSLAAGTVRLPADVLRRGADLVAEHEPPAADGASGASAGGLGTAGGASVAGAGAGTPAAGSDTAGAAPGARGGAGAPAAGSDTAGVASPRWPDGVGEAGAAGGSAGAGGGEHPPAAGAASPGGPDGVGGAGAAGGSAGAGGGEHPPAAGAASSGGPVGVGGAGAAGGLAGAGGAEHPPGAGAPAPGAFGGRAAGRFATRPGGLAEGLHEGPGVSGAEPPSSGKGRGRGTTPPTPHRVALGWPVGLPDGGRHGFTAAHRARLDAALPGMAARIADALALPIGAARPARVLVLGTEELMYAPLRLAAALEDHLHATATSTGTGTGTGTSTDTGTDSGPAAQVRFSSTTRSPVLPVDHPGYAIRSRLAFPAHDTPDGTRYAYNVAGDDPHDPYDAVLVVTDSAADTPALHAPGGLLDVLAPHTPQVLLAVIPSYAPHTAEPLRGPAFSSYAPDEVGWLLKDLSAVALEAPTEEREEAIQRGGAHYAESLPVEYQPSPAYVRLFHSALDATADRIAHAVATVTETVLAERSPAPVLVSLARAGTPVGILMRRWARHARGLDLPHYAVSIVRGRGLDTAALRRLAAHHDPADVVFVDGWTGKGAIARELAAALRDFPAFDPRLAVLADPGRCVDTYGTREDFLIPSACLNSTVSGLISRTVLRADLIGPADYHGAKFYRELADDDLSGHFLDAVTARFPDPAAVRPMPATEERTPTWAGWAAVERISEAYGIGDVNLVKPGVGETTRVMLRRVPWRVLARRGAGADLDHVRLLAEQRGVPVEETDDLPYTCVGLIHPRYTRGATGADGTSATGGDPTAGEGRASAATGEAAP, from the coding sequence GTGGAGAGCCGCCTCGGGGTCGAGCTGTCCGGCCCGGCGGAGCTGCGCGATTTGGTGGGCCTGGCGCTGCGCCGCAACCCGCGCCGGGCACACCTGCTGGTCTCCACGGTGCTGGGCAAGCACGTGCCGCAGCGCCCGTCGCGCATCCACGGCGCGGGCCTGCGCCTCGGCGGCCTCGCCCGGGACCTGCTGGGCCCGAAGGCGGCGGCCCGGGCGGTGGTGCTCGGCTACGCCGAGACGGCGACGGGCCTGGGCCACTGCGTGGCGGACGGCCTGGGGGCGGCCGCGTACCTGCACTCCACCCGCCGCCCGGTAGCGGGTGTGCCGCGGGCGGCGGGCTTCGAGGAGGAGCACAGCCACGCGACGGAGCACCTGCTGCTGCCGTCGGATCCGGGGCTGCTGACGGGGGACGGCCCGCTGGTGCTGGTGGACGACGAACTGTCCACGGGCCGCACGCTGCGGAACACGATCACGGCGCTGCACGGGGCGTGCCCGCGGGAGCGGTACGTGGTGGCGGTGCTGACGGACATGCGGGCGGAGGAGGACCGCAGGGCGCTGGAGAAGTCGGCGGCGGAACTCGGCACCCGGGTGGACGTGGTGTCGCTGGCGGCGGGCACGGTCCGGCTGCCGGCGGACGTGCTGCGCCGGGGCGCGGACCTCGTAGCGGAGCACGAGCCGCCCGCGGCGGACGGGGCTTCCGGCGCTTCGGCGGGCGGGTTGGGTACGGCGGGCGGTGCCTCCGTCGCGGGGGCCGGGGCGGGCACGCCGGCGGCCGGGTCGGATACGGCGGGAGCGGCCCCCGGCGCGCGGGGCGGGGCGGGGGCTCCGGCGGCCGGGTCGGACACGGCGGGAGTCGCTTCTCCCCGCTGGCCGGACGGGGTCGGCGAGGCGGGGGCAGCGGGCGGGTCGGCCGGTGCCGGCGGTGGCGAGCACCCGCCCGCGGCGGGCGCGGCTTCGCCCGGTGGGCCGGACGGAGTCGGCGGGGCGGGGGCGGCAGGCGGGTCGGCCGGTGCCGGCGGTGGCGAGCACCCGCCTGCGGCGGGCGCGGCTTCGTCCGGCGGGCCGGTTGGAGTCGGCGGGGCGGGGGCGGCAGGCGGGCTGGCTGGTGCCGGCGGTGCGGAGCACCCGCCGGGTGCGGGCGCGCCGGCGCCCGGCGCCTTCGGCGGCCGGGCGGCCGGGCGCTTCGCGACCCGGCCGGGCGGGCTCGCCGAGGGCCTCCACGAGGGCCCGGGGGTCTCGGGGGCGGAGCCCCCGAGTTCCGGGAAGGGGCGGGGCCGGGGAACAACACCCCCCACACCGCACCGGGTTGCGCTGGGGTGGCCCGTCGGGCTGCCGGACGGGGGGCGGCACGGGTTCACCGCCGCACACCGGGCGCGGCTCGACGCCGCCCTGCCCGGCATGGCCGCACGCATCGCCGACGCCCTCGCACTCCCCATCGGCGCCGCCCGGCCGGCCCGCGTGCTCGTGCTCGGCACCGAGGAGCTGATGTACGCGCCCCTCCGGCTCGCCGCCGCCCTCGAAGACCACCTCCACGCGACCGCGACCAGCACCGGCACCGGCACCGGTACGGGCACCAGCACCGACACCGGCACCGACTCCGGCCCTGCCGCCCAGGTCCGCTTCTCCTCCACCACCCGCTCACCCGTGCTCCCCGTCGACCACCCCGGCTACGCCATCCGCAGCCGCCTCGCCTTCCCCGCCCACGACACCCCCGACGGCACCCGCTACGCCTACAACGTCGCCGGCGACGACCCCCACGACCCCTACGACGCCGTCCTCGTCGTCACCGACTCCGCCGCCGACACCCCGGCCCTGCACGCCCCCGGCGGGCTCCTCGACGTGCTCGCCCCGCACACCCCCCAGGTACTCCTCGCCGTGATCCCCTCGTACGCGCCGCACACCGCCGAGCCCCTGCGCGGGCCCGCCTTCTCCTCCTACGCCCCCGACGAGGTCGGCTGGCTTCTCAAGGACCTCTCCGCCGTCGCCCTCGAAGCCCCCACGGAAGAGCGCGAGGAGGCCATCCAGCGCGGCGGCGCCCACTACGCCGAGTCGCTGCCCGTCGAGTACCAGCCCAGCCCCGCCTACGTACGCCTCTTCCACTCCGCCCTCGACGCCACCGCCGACCGCATCGCCCACGCCGTCGCCACCGTCACCGAGACCGTGCTCGCCGAGCGGTCGCCCGCCCCCGTGCTCGTCTCCCTCGCCCGCGCCGGCACCCCCGTCGGCATCCTCATGCGCCGCTGGGCCCGGCACGCCCGCGGACTCGACCTGCCCCACTACGCCGTCTCCATCGTCCGCGGCCGGGGCCTCGACACCGCCGCCCTGCGCCGGCTCGCCGCCCACCACGACCCCGCCGACGTCGTGTTCGTCGACGGCTGGACCGGCAAGGGCGCCATCGCCCGCGAACTCGCCGCCGCGCTCCGCGACTTCCCCGCCTTCGACCCGCGGCTCGCCGTCCTCGCCGACCCGGGCCGCTGCGTGGACACGTACGGCACCCGCGAGGACTTCCTCATCCCCTCCGCCTGCCTCAACTCGACGGTCTCCGGCCTGATATCCCGTACGGTGCTGCGCGCCGACCTCATCGGCCCCGCCGACTACCACGGCGCGAAGTTCTACCGCGAACTGGCGGACGACGACCTCTCCGGCCACTTCCTCGACGCCGTCACCGCCCGCTTCCCCGACCCCGCCGCCGTCCGCCCCATGCCCGCCACCGAGGAGCGCACGCCCACGTGGGCCGGGTGGGCCGCGGTGGAGCGGATCAGCGAGGCGTACGGGATCGGCGACGTGAACCTCGTCAAGCCGGGCGTCGGGGAGACGACGCGGGTGATGCTGCGCCGGGTGCCGTGGCGGGTGCTGGCGCGCCGCGGCGCGGGGGCGGACCTGGACCACGTGCGGCTGCTGGCGGAGCAGCGGGGGGTGCCGGTGGAGGAGACGGACGATCTGCCGTACACGTGCGTGGGGCTGATACATCCGCGGTACACGCGGGGTGCGACCGGCGCGGACGGCACGTCGGCGACCGGCGGGGACCCCACGGCGGGCGAGGGCCGCGCGTCGGCGGCGACCGGGGAGGCCGCCCCGTGA
- a CDS encoding HAD family hydrolase translates to MTVIASDLDRTLIYSPAALALDMPDAAAPRLLCVEVYEGKPLSFMTEAAAAHLAGLAGRAPFVPVTTRTREQYGRVRLPGPPPRYAICANGGHLLVDGEADAGWRARVGRDLAADSAPLAEVRAHLARVADPAWLRKLRTAEDLFAYLVVERAAVPDEWLKELGEWAAGRGWSVSAQGRKVYAVPRALTKSAAVAEVVRRIGAPETVLAAGDSLLDTDLLLAADRAWRPGHGELAARGWTAPHVTALAERGVAAGEEILRQMAGCLP, encoded by the coding sequence GTGACCGTCATCGCCAGCGACCTCGACCGCACCCTCATCTACTCCCCGGCGGCCCTCGCCCTCGACATGCCCGACGCCGCCGCGCCGCGCCTGCTGTGCGTCGAGGTCTACGAGGGCAAACCGCTGTCCTTCATGACCGAGGCCGCCGCCGCGCACCTCGCCGGCCTCGCCGGCCGCGCCCCCTTCGTACCGGTGACGACGCGCACCCGCGAGCAGTACGGCCGCGTCCGGCTGCCCGGACCGCCGCCGCGGTACGCGATCTGCGCCAACGGCGGCCACCTGCTGGTCGACGGCGAGGCCGACGCCGGGTGGCGGGCGCGGGTGGGGCGGGACCTGGCGGCGGACAGCGCGCCGCTGGCGGAGGTACGCGCCCACCTGGCGCGGGTGGCGGACCCGGCGTGGCTGCGGAAGCTGCGCACGGCGGAGGACCTGTTCGCGTACCTGGTGGTGGAGCGGGCGGCGGTGCCGGACGAGTGGCTGAAGGAACTGGGGGAGTGGGCGGCGGGCCGCGGCTGGTCCGTGTCGGCGCAGGGACGGAAGGTGTACGCGGTGCCGCGCGCGCTGACGAAGAGCGCGGCGGTGGCGGAGGTCGTCCGGCGGATCGGCGCGCCGGAAACCGTGCTCGCCGCCGGCGACTCCCTCCTCGACACCGATCTCCTCCTCGCCGCCGACCGCGCCTGGCGGCCCGGGCACGGTGAGCTGGCCGCCCGGGGCTGGACCGCGCCGCACGTCACCGCGCTGGCCGAGCGCGGCGTAGCCGCCGGCGAGGAGATTCTCCGGCAGATGGCAGGATGCCTCCCATGA
- a CDS encoding O-methyltransferase, giving the protein MTTPSPAGRDKRPDQTPELYRYVLDHNPPLDAVQRDLVELTHARFPDSASMQSAQEQGPLLAFLVRLVGARHIVEVGTFTGFSSLSMALAMPADGKLVALDVSEEWTAYAREAWEKGGVAERVELRLGPAADSLRAMPGEPHIDLAYLDADKQGYVAYWEELVPRMRPGGLIVVDNVLYGGRVADPAAGGGAAAIRAFNDHVVADARMDSVLLTVADGLTVARRR; this is encoded by the coding sequence ATGACCACTCCCTCTCCCGCGGGCCGGGACAAGCGCCCCGACCAGACCCCGGAGCTGTACCGGTACGTGCTGGACCACAACCCGCCGCTGGACGCCGTGCAGCGCGATCTCGTGGAGCTGACGCACGCCCGCTTCCCCGACTCGGCGAGCATGCAGTCCGCGCAGGAGCAGGGTCCGCTGCTGGCGTTCCTCGTCCGGCTCGTCGGCGCCCGGCACATCGTGGAGGTGGGCACCTTCACCGGGTTCTCGTCGCTGTCCATGGCCCTGGCCATGCCCGCCGACGGGAAGCTGGTGGCGCTGGACGTCTCCGAGGAGTGGACCGCGTACGCGCGGGAGGCGTGGGAGAAGGGCGGCGTCGCCGAGCGCGTGGAGCTGCGGCTCGGGCCGGCCGCGGACTCGCTGCGGGCGATGCCCGGGGAGCCGCACATCGACCTGGCCTATCTGGACGCGGACAAGCAGGGCTACGTCGCGTACTGGGAGGAGCTGGTGCCGCGGATGCGGCCCGGCGGCCTGATCGTCGTCGACAACGTGCTCTACGGCGGCCGGGTCGCCGACCCTGCCGCAGGCGGCGGGGCCGCGGCGATCCGGGCGTTCAACGACCACGTGGTCGCGGACGCCCGGATGGACTCCGTCCTGCTGACGGTCGCGGACGGCCTCACCGTGGCGCGGCGCCGGTAG
- a CDS encoding DUF4383 domain-containing protein, with the protein MTQPEHVREALPHPLAPPPEGDVPGSREALKDRVNVGHPAHQHTRIDEHLPVDHHLSNVYRAGAGLVGLFLLVFGILGLFNSVWFFDTGGDQTIGLNTNGALSTLSIAVGALLLYGMVRGGNFASTLNMVLGGLFVLSGFVNLALLETSGNFLAFKMQNVLFSFIVGLVLATFGMYGRVSSRLPYDNPYWRTRNEGPAARTGRADARSATGAAPR; encoded by the coding sequence ATGACCCAGCCGGAGCATGTCAGGGAGGCCCTGCCGCATCCGCTGGCCCCACCGCCCGAGGGTGACGTACCCGGCAGCCGCGAGGCTCTCAAGGACCGCGTCAACGTCGGCCACCCGGCCCACCAGCACACCAGGATCGACGAGCACCTCCCCGTCGACCACCACCTCAGCAACGTCTACCGCGCCGGCGCCGGCCTCGTCGGCCTCTTCCTGCTGGTGTTCGGCATCCTCGGCCTCTTCAACAGCGTCTGGTTCTTCGACACCGGCGGCGACCAGACCATCGGCCTGAACACCAACGGCGCGCTGAGCACCCTGTCCATCGCCGTCGGGGCGCTGCTGCTCTACGGCATGGTCCGCGGCGGCAACTTCGCCTCCACGCTGAACATGGTCCTGGGCGGGCTCTTCGTCCTCAGCGGCTTCGTCAACCTGGCCCTCCTGGAGACCAGCGGCAACTTCCTCGCCTTCAAGATGCAGAACGTGCTGTTCAGCTTCATCGTGGGCCTGGTCCTGGCGACGTTCGGGATGTACGGGCGCGTCAGCAGCCGGCTGCCCTACGACAACCCGTACTGGCGCACCCGCAACGAGGGCCCGGCCGCGCGGACCGGCCGCGCGGACGCCCGGTCCGCTACCGGCGCCGCGCCACGGTGA
- a CDS encoding zinc ribbon domain-containing protein: MPRYEYRCRSCGTTFEVSRPMAESAAPADCPQGHDDTVKLLSTVAVGGSTGAAGAASPQAGGGGGCCGGGCCA, translated from the coding sequence ATGCCGCGATACGAGTACCGCTGCCGGTCCTGTGGGACGACGTTCGAGGTGAGCCGGCCCATGGCCGAGTCCGCCGCGCCCGCGGACTGCCCGCAGGGCCACGACGACACCGTCAAGCTGCTCTCCACCGTCGCCGTCGGCGGCTCGACGGGCGCCGCCGGTGCCGCATCGCCGCAGGCCGGCGGGGGCGGCGGATGCTGCGGCGGGGGCTGCTGCGCGTAG
- a CDS encoding DUF6879 family protein, which yields MRDGYMRSDPRFVAWQQGRRETSDDTAAGPWLAMMEEVTGRGVVVRRARIVSEPVSDYIRFEHALTAGNVAAGEDVRWLPRRRASDLALPGNDFWLFDDQIVVFLHFDGDGELAPGGDEEARAEPAVAKLCAAAFEAVWERAVPHAEYRLT from the coding sequence ATGCGCGACGGCTACATGCGCTCCGACCCGCGGTTCGTCGCCTGGCAGCAGGGGCGCCGCGAGACCTCCGACGACACCGCGGCGGGGCCCTGGCTCGCGATGATGGAGGAGGTCACCGGCCGCGGTGTCGTGGTCCGCCGGGCGCGGATCGTCTCGGAGCCGGTCAGCGACTACATCCGGTTCGAGCACGCACTGACCGCCGGCAACGTGGCCGCCGGGGAGGACGTCCGGTGGCTGCCGCGCCGGCGCGCCTCGGATCTGGCCCTGCCCGGGAACGACTTCTGGCTCTTCGACGACCAGATCGTCGTGTTCCTCCACTTCGACGGGGACGGCGAATTGGCACCCGGCGGCGACGAGGAGGCGCGCGCAGAGCCGGCCGTGGCGAAGCTGTGCGCCGCCGCGTTCGAAGCCGTGTGGGAGCGGGCCGTACCGCACGCCGAGTACCGGCTCACCTGA